Below is a genomic region from Gemmobacter sp. 24YEA27.
CTCTGCGGACCGTGGATCACCGCGGCGGTCTGGACGCGTTCCTCGCACGCGCCAAGGATGCAGAGCTTTCGTCCGATGCGCTGAAAATCAAGCGCGATATCGAGAAAGCACAAGCCGCCGCCTGAGGCGTGCCGGGCTTCACGCAGTCGTGGGGCCCAGGTAAGATCTAAACCCCGTCCGGGTAACGCCCGGGCGGGGTTTTTCTGTTGTCGGATCCGGGCAATGCGCTGGCTGAAACGGGGTGGACGACGGGGCGGCGTCAGAGAAGACTGCGCATAGAGCCACCGCCTGGAGCCAGCATGTCCGACCATAAGCCGCCTTCGACCCTGACCCGTGCCCGCCGTCAGCATGGGATGGCCAGCTATGACCCCGAGGTGATCCGTGATGTGCTGGACCGCATTCCGCTGGCCCATATCGGCCATCTGATTGACGGCCAGCCGGTGGTGACCGCGACGCTGCAATGGCGGATCGGCGACCGGATTTACTGGCATGGATCTTCGGCCAGCCGGATGATCAAGGCGGCGTCTGGCGCGAAGGTCTGTGTCACGGTGACGGCGGTCGATGGAATGGTATTGGCGCGGTCAGGGCTGGAACATTCAACGCAATATCGCTCGGTGATGGTCTTTGGCGAGGCGGTCCTGCTGCGCGACCCGGGCGAGAAAGAGGCCGCGCTGAAGGCGATGATGGAGCGACTTTTCCCCGGTCGCTGGGATACTTTGCGCCCGATGACGGTGCAGGAGCTGAAGGCGACGGCGGTCTTGTCACTGCCGATCTCGGAGGCCTCGGCCAAGATCAGCGCCGGCGGTCCGACCGACCCTCCGGAAGATGCCGGCTGGCCTGTCTGGGCCGGCGTTCTGCCAATGCAGATGGTGATGGGGGTGCCGCGCCCGGCCCCTGACCTGGCACCCGGGCTTGCCGCTGATCCGCCCTCTTATCTGCGCGATTTCACCTTCGGTTGAACAGGAAGGCTGTCGCCCCTTCTTGACCTTTCCGCTCCCGAGGCCCCCTATCGCGTTCAGGGGGGCGGTCCTGGATCCGGCCCCGGCCAGCAGATCGGGGCGGAAACCGGGCCTTGGGGGAAATCCCGGCCAGGGGCACAGACCGCCCGAAGCAAGGGAGGAATGTGTCATGTCAGGTCCGGTTACGAGCCGCGCGCCATCATTGGAATTTTCATCTGGTGCGCATGTTGATGCGGCGGGTTACGCGCGTCTTTATGGCGAATCGATAGGGTCTCCTGACGCGTTCTGGGGGCGTGAGGGGCTTCGTCTGGACTGGATCCAGCCCTATAGCACGGTCAAAGAGACCAGTTTCGCGCCGGGGAATATCTCGATCCGCTGGTTTGGCGACGGCTCGCTGAATGTGGCGGCGAATTGCATCGACCGCCATCTGATCGACCGGGCGGAGCAGACCGCGATCATCTGGGAGCCGGATGATCCGAAAGAACCGGCGAAACACATCACCTATCGCGCGCTGCTGGAGCAGGTTTCGCGCATGGCCAATGTGTTGAAATCGCATGGTGTGAAAAAGGGCGACCGCGTCGTGCTTTATCTGCCGATGATCCCCGAGGCCGCCTATGCGATGCTGGCCTGCGCCCGGCTGGGCGCGGTGCATTCCGTTGTTTTCGGGGGATTTTCTCCGGATGCGCTGGCGAACCGGATCAATGATTCCGAGGCGAGAATCGTCATCACCGCCGACTGGGCACCGCGCGCCGGCAAGAAGACCGGGCTCAAGGACAATACCGATAAGGCGCTTTTGCATTGTTCGGACCGGGTGAAATGCCTGGTGGTGAAACGCACGGGCGAGCAGACCTCCTGGGTCTCGGGCCGCGATTTCGATCTGCTGGCGGAAATGGCTGAGGCGAAGCCCTATTGCCCCTATGTCGAGGTCGGGGCCGAGGATCCTTTGTTCATCCTCTATACGTCCGGCTCGACCGGTAAGCCGAAAGGGGTGGTGCATACATCGGGCGGCTACCTGACCTATGCCGCGATGACGCATCAATATACCTTCGATTATCATGACGGCGATGTTTACTGGTGCACGGCCGATGTCGGCTGGGTCACCGGCCACAGCTATATCGTCTATGGGCCGCTGGCGAATGGCGGCACCACGCTGATGTTCGAGGGCGTGCCGACCTGGCCCGATGCCGGCCGTTTCTGGGAGGTCTGCGCCAAACACAAGGTCAACCAGTTCTACACCGCGCCGACCGCGATCCGGTCGCTGATGGGGATGGGGCCGGAATTTGTCGAGAAGCATGATCTGTCGTCCTTGAAGCTGCTTGGTTCGGTTGGTGAACCTATCAACCCCGAAGCATGGGCCTGGTACGACAAATATGTTGGAAAAGGGAAACTGCCGATCGTCGACACCTTCTGGCAGACCGAGACCGGCGGCCATATGCTGACGCCTTTGCCGGGCGCCACCGCGACGAAGCCGGGCTCGGCGACGGTGCCGTTCTTCGGGGTGAAGCCGGTGGTTCTCGACCCGCAGACCGGGGCAGAGCTGAGCGAGACCGAATGCGAGGGCGTGCTGTGCATCAGCGACAGCTGGCCCGGGCAGATGCGCACGCTCTGGGGCGATCATGCGCGATTTGAAGAGGCTTATTTCAGCCAGTATAAAGGGTATTATTTTACGGGCGACGGCTGCCGTCGCGATGCGGATGGCTATTACTGGATTACCGGCCGCGTCGATGATGTCATTAACGTCTCCGGCCACCGGATGGGCACGGCAGAGGTGGAATCCGCCCTTGTCGCGCATGAGAAGGTCGCCGAAGCGGCAGTTGTCGGCTATCCGCATGACCTCAAGGGCCAGGGCATCTACGCCTATGTCACGCTGATGAACGGCGTCACCCCCTCGCCCGAGCTTAAGCGCGAGCTGGAGGCCTGGGTCCGCGCCGAGATCGGCCCGATCGCCAAGCCCGACCTGATCCAGTTCGCCCCGGGCCTGCCCAAGACCCGTTCCGGCAAGATCATGCGCCGCATCCTGCGCAAAATCGCCGAAAACGATTTTGCCGCCCTGGGCGATACCTCAACCCTCGCAGACCCCACCGTCGTCGAAGACCTCATCGAGAACAGGATGAACAAGGGATGAGGCTGTAACGCCAGATCCGGGCCAGATGTTGAAGAAGGGAAAACGCTGCTCGTAATCGGGCGGCGTTTTCCATATCGATGTTCGATTATTGAACCTGAGCCAGCGCGAGATCCATTCGCTCACGCGCTTTCTTCGGCAGTTTCACAGCCTTGAGCTTTTCGATCTCGTCCGCCAGATCTTCAGGCGCGGCGCCAACCTGGATCACCATCACCATGCCCATGGCAAGATGTGGCGTGCATTTGACGCCGTAAACGCCCGGCTCGGTCACCGTCACGTCAAGCGCTTCATTGATCTTGCCTTTGAACACTGCGGCGCCGGGCGGCAACATATCTTTGATCGCCTCGACATTGTGGCTCTTGTCGGTCGGGATGAACCTGATCACATCGCCCGGTTCGGCGCGCACGTAATCGGGTTCGAAAACCATTGTGCCAGCGGCGCCTTTGTTCAGCATATGCACCTCGATTTCAGCGGCAAAGCCGGGGCCTGCGAGGCCGCAGGCGATCAGGGCGGCAAAGAGGATGCGGGATGTCATGGTAAACTCCTGTGTCACAGAAATGACCGGCAACCGGCCATTCCCCATGCGCTAGGCGAGGCTGTCCCGCCCGACCTTGAGCGAGGTCAAACCGGAGCTGCGGCGGGGCGTCGCAGTCCCGGTTGCGGCGGGGCGTGTATCGCCATAATGTCAGAAAAATTCCCAGAGATGAAAGCCGCGATGCAAACCGAATTTGACAGGCTTCTGGCCCAGGCGGGGTGGTCTGTGCCCGATGCTGCGAAACGTCTTGGCTATTCTGAGGGCCATATTTACCGCTGGAAACGCGGCGAAGAAGCCCCGCGCGAGGCCGTTCTGACGGTATTGCGCGCCGAGGCCGGGCGCCATCCGGATCCCGTTGGTTCCTTCACGTTCATTGACCTTTTCGCCGGAATTGGGGCCTCAGGCGTGCCATGGAGGCGGCGGGGGGGCGCTGTGTTTTTACGTCGGAATGGGACCAGTTCGCGCAGAAGACCTATCATGCAAATTATCCCGACAACCGCCCGATTGCCGGCGATATCCGCGAGGTGGCTGAGGCAGATGTGCCCGACCATGATGTGCTGGTTGCGGGCTTTCCCTGCCAGCCGTTTTCCATCGCCGGGGTCTCGAAGAAAAACGCGCTCGGCCGGGCGCATGGTTTTGCCGATGAAACCCAGGGAACGTTGTTTTTTGACGTGGCGCGGCTGATAAAACACCATCGCCCAGCCGCGTTTTTGCTGGAAAATGTAAAGAACCTGCAAAGTCATGATAAGGGCAATACCTTCGCAGTGATCAACCGGACGCTGACCGAAGAGCTGGGCTACCAGCTGTTTACCAAAGTGATTGATGCCGGTCATTTCGTGCCGCAGCACCGCGAGCGGATCGTGATGGTGGGGTTTCGCGAGGCCACCTCTTTCAGCTGGGCTGATCTTGAGCTGCCCTCTTACGGTGGTCGCCGGCTGGGCACGATCCTGCATCCCGAGAATGGCACCGAGGCTCCGGAAGGGCATTTCACCACCGGCCCCGATGCGGTTGTCAGCGAGAAGTACACGCTGACCGACAAGCTCTGGCGCTATCTTCAGGACTATGCCGCCAAGCATCGCGCAAAGGGCAATGGCTTCGGCTTTGGCCTTTTCGGGCCGGATGACATCGCCCGCACGCTTTCGGCGCGCTACTATAAGGACGGGTCCGAGATTCTGATCCGCCAGCAGCCCGGTGAAAACCCGCGTCGCCTGACGCCCAGAGAATGTGCCCGGCTGATGGGCTATGGTGAGAATTTCCGCATTCCGGTCTCGGACACCCAGGCCTATCGCCAGTTCGGCAATTCGGTGGCGGTGCCGGTCTTCACCGAGGTCGCGCAGAAGATGCGGCCGCATATCCTTTCGCTGATCCATGGCTGACGTCCATTCGCCTGATGCGCGGCGACGCAATATGCAGGCGATCCGGGGCGCGGATACCAGGCCTGAGATGGTCTTGCGCAAGGGGCTGCATGGGCTAGGCTTTCGCTACCGATTGCAAGCGCGCGATCTGCCCGGGCGGCCGGATCTTGTGCTCCCGAAATACCGGGCGGTGATCTTTGCGCATGGGTGTTTCTGGCATGGCCATGGCTGCGATCTGTTTCGCTGGCCGAGGACCCGGGAAGAGTTCTGGCGCGCCAAGATCGGCGGCAATATGGCGCGCGACGCCCGCATCCTGGCCGCGCTTGAGGCACAGGGCTGGCGGGTTGCCCTGGTCTGGGAATGCGCGCTGAAAGGGCGGCGGCGCCAGCCCGAAGGTATGGTTCTGGCAGAGCTGGCCGCCTGGATTGCCGGAGGCGGCCAGCGTATAGAGATTATGGCTCAGGCGGCTGCCATATCGCCCGCTTTGACCGCATCGGCCAGCCCGTCAAGCAGCTCGACCGTCTGATCCCAGGAAATGCAGCCATCGGTGATCGACTGACCATAGACAAGCTTTTGGCCGGGAACGACTTTTTGGGCGCCGGCGACCAAGTTGCTTTCGACCATCAGCGCGCGGATACGGCGCTCGCCGGCGCGGATACGGGTGGCGACATCGGCGACCACCCCGGGCTGGCGGGCCGGATCCTTGCCGCTGTTGGCATGGCTCGCGTCGATCATGATGCCCGGATCAATGCCGGCTTTTGCCGCGGCCTCCGCGACCGCATCGACGTCAGCCGCACTGAAATTCGGCCCTTTCGATCCGCCGCGCAGCACGACATGACAATCGGGGTTGCCGGTGGTGCGCGCAATCGCCGCCCGCCCGTCCGCCGTGATCGCCGGGAAGGAATGCTGGCCGCGCGCCGACAGAATCGCATCCAGCGCCATCTGGACCGAGCCATCGGTGCCGTTCTTGAAGCCCACCGGGCAGGACAGGCCCGAGGCCAGCTGGCGATGGATCTGGCTTTCGGTGGTGCGCGCCCCGATCGCGCCCCAGGCAATCAGATCTGCGAAATATTGCGGCATGATCGGGTCGAGGAATTCGGTCGAGGCGGGCAGACCCATGCGGTTGATATCGAGCAGCAGTTTGCGCGCGAGCGGCAGCCCGTCCTCGATCCGGTCCGAGCCGTCGAGATGCGGGTCATTGATCAGCCCCTTCCAGCCAACCGTGGTGCGCGGCTTTTCGAAATAGACCCGCATCACGATTTCCAGCTTGTCCTGGTGGCGCTTGCGCTCGGCCGCGAGGCGGCGGGCGTAATCCATCGCGGCCTCGGGGTCATGGATCGAACAGGGCCCGATCACGAGGAGCAGCCGTTCGTCGCGGCCCGCCAGGATCTCACGGATGGCGTTGCGGCTTTGCGCCACAGTCTCGGAAATGGCGGCATCGCGGGGGATCGCCACGGCGAGCTCCAGCGGCGAGGGCAGGGGGCGCAACTCCTGGATACGCAGGTTGTTGGTTTCGGTCGGCATTTCGGTCTTCCTGTACTTTGCCTCAGGATCTGACCGGCACCCCCGAAAACGGAAAGCCGCCGGTTGAACCAGCGGCTTGGGGGTTTTTGGTGAGTATCGCCTGTCTCGCGTTACACAGCCGCCCGCATCCGCTGGCATGAGCGGAAGTAATAAAACCAGACGGGGGCGCAGGACATGGACATGCGGGGAAAGCTAAGCGCGAAAAGTCACTTTGTCATCAGAAAAATAATGGGGCTTTTCAGGGGTCTGGTGGGCCGGACGAAGATCTTCAGGAATTATTAACCCTGGTCGCAGAGCATCGGATCATGCGAATGGCCCTGATCCTGCCTCTTTCCCTTGCCGCCTGTGGTGCCCAGCCCGCGCCGCATATGTTTGGCGCCGAACGCTTTGAGGCCAGCCGTGGCGGGCATGACTATGTGGTCTTTCTGAAGGGAAGCAGTGTCGAGGTGATCCGTCTCGGCTGGGCCTCGCCGGGGGAACATCAGGCGATTCGGGCCATAATGATCGACCTGATCCCGGAACTCACCGGCTGCAAATTGCGCGAAAGCGCGCTCCAGGGGGATTCGGGCGAGATGCGGGGGCTGGTCACTTGTCCCCGTCCGGGCCCCCGTCGGGCCCCTTCGGCCTGACGATAAAAAGCATATAGCCGGCATAAAGCCCCGCGACGAGGAAGACCGCGCCCCAAAGCGGCGCGTTGAAAGCAAAGAATTCCAGACCAGACCACAGGATTGGCAGGATCGTGGTTAAAAGCCGCGTGAGGGGGCGCTCGAACATCGGGTGAAACGGGTCGAGGATCTGCATGGGCATGGGTCCGGTCTTTGAGGACGTGGGTCGACGGATGGCACGGCGGCAGAGGTTGCAGCGCAGCACAATCGGCGGATGCGGCGGCAAGGTCAATCGCTGTGAGGCCGCGTCTTTACGCGATATGGAACCAAATCCCTCCGGCTGCGTTAACCTTCCGGCCATAGTGAGGCTCTGCAACAGAACCGCCGATCTTCGGGCGGGGCGGCAACGCCCGACACCCTGACGGCGCTTCGTTAAAGTGAGGGAGAGATTATGGGTATCGAAAGCATTTTGATTCTTCTGGTCATCGGCGC
It encodes:
- a CDS encoding pyridoxamine 5'-phosphate oxidase family protein produces the protein MSDHKPPSTLTRARRQHGMASYDPEVIRDVLDRIPLAHIGHLIDGQPVVTATLQWRIGDRIYWHGSSASRMIKAASGAKVCVTVTAVDGMVLARSGLEHSTQYRSVMVFGEAVLLRDPGEKEAALKAMMERLFPGRWDTLRPMTVQELKATAVLSLPISEASAKISAGGPTDPPEDAGWPVWAGVLPMQMVMGVPRPAPDLAPGLAADPPSYLRDFTFG
- the acs gene encoding acetate--CoA ligase; this encodes MSGPVTSRAPSLEFSSGAHVDAAGYARLYGESIGSPDAFWGREGLRLDWIQPYSTVKETSFAPGNISIRWFGDGSLNVAANCIDRHLIDRAEQTAIIWEPDDPKEPAKHITYRALLEQVSRMANVLKSHGVKKGDRVVLYLPMIPEAAYAMLACARLGAVHSVVFGGFSPDALANRINDSEARIVITADWAPRAGKKTGLKDNTDKALLHCSDRVKCLVVKRTGEQTSWVSGRDFDLLAEMAEAKPYCPYVEVGAEDPLFILYTSGSTGKPKGVVHTSGGYLTYAAMTHQYTFDYHDGDVYWCTADVGWVTGHSYIVYGPLANGGTTLMFEGVPTWPDAGRFWEVCAKHKVNQFYTAPTAIRSLMGMGPEFVEKHDLSSLKLLGSVGEPINPEAWAWYDKYVGKGKLPIVDTFWQTETGGHMLTPLPGATATKPGSATVPFFGVKPVVLDPQTGAELSETECEGVLCISDSWPGQMRTLWGDHARFEEAYFSQYKGYYFTGDGCRRDADGYYWITGRVDDVINVSGHRMGTAEVESALVAHEKVAEAAVVGYPHDLKGQGIYAYVTLMNGVTPSPELKRELEAWVRAEIGPIAKPDLIQFAPGLPKTRSGKIMRRILRKIAENDFAALGDTSTLADPTVVEDLIENRMNKG
- a CDS encoding pseudoazurin, translating into MTSRILFAALIACGLAGPGFAAEIEVHMLNKGAAGTMVFEPDYVRAEPGDVIRFIPTDKSHNVEAIKDMLPPGAAVFKGKINEALDVTVTEPGVYGVKCTPHLAMGMVMVIQVGAAPEDLADEIEKLKAVKLPKKARERMDLALAQVQ
- the dcm gene encoding DNA (cytosine-5-)-methyltransferase yields the protein MEAAGGRCVFTSEWDQFAQKTYHANYPDNRPIAGDIREVAEADVPDHDVLVAGFPCQPFSIAGVSKKNALGRAHGFADETQGTLFFDVARLIKHHRPAAFLLENVKNLQSHDKGNTFAVINRTLTEELGYQLFTKVIDAGHFVPQHRERIVMVGFREATSFSWADLELPSYGGRRLGTILHPENGTEAPEGHFTTGPDAVVSEKYTLTDKLWRYLQDYAAKHRAKGNGFGFGLFGPDDIARTLSARYYKDGSEILIRQQPGENPRRLTPRECARLMGYGENFRIPVSDTQAYRQFGNSVAVPVFTEVAQKMRPHILSLIHG
- a CDS encoding very short patch repair endonuclease, whose product is MQAIRGADTRPEMVLRKGLHGLGFRYRLQARDLPGRPDLVLPKYRAVIFAHGCFWHGHGCDLFRWPRTREEFWRAKIGGNMARDARILAALEAQGWRVALVWECALKGRRRQPEGMVLAELAAWIAGGGQRIEIMAQAAAISPALTASASPSSSSTV
- a CDS encoding 3-deoxy-7-phosphoheptulonate synthase — translated: MPTETNNLRIQELRPLPSPLELAVAIPRDAAISETVAQSRNAIREILAGRDERLLLVIGPCSIHDPEAAMDYARRLAAERKRHQDKLEIVMRVYFEKPRTTVGWKGLINDPHLDGSDRIEDGLPLARKLLLDINRMGLPASTEFLDPIMPQYFADLIAWGAIGARTTESQIHRQLASGLSCPVGFKNGTDGSVQMALDAILSARGQHSFPAITADGRAAIARTTGNPDCHVVLRGGSKGPNFSAADVDAVAEAAAKAGIDPGIMIDASHANSGKDPARQPGVVADVATRIRAGERRIRALMVESNLVAGAQKVVPGQKLVYGQSITDGCISWDQTVELLDGLADAVKAGDMAAA